In a genomic window of Desulfobotulus pelophilus:
- a CDS encoding pyridoxal phosphate-dependent aminotransferase: MRRDIVHVGSGKLTYEIREIVAVAHELRQMGVEITWENIGDPIQKGEKVPQWIKDIVHDLVKDDVTYGYVATPGVEETREFLAAQVNERGGYQICAKDILFFNGLGDAVAKIFGFLKREARVIGPSPAYSTHSSAEAAHSGYEHLTYELDPANGWMPDLVDLENKVKYNDSIAGILLINPDNPTGAVYPRKVLEDIVDIAHRYDLFVICDEIYAHIVYNGSETCHLSEVIRDVPGMALRGISKEYPWPGSRCGWIEVFNQDRFPMFATYIKTIRDAKMLEVCSTSLPQFSIPKVMGDPRYREHLDSRAKMFEMRANEAYNALKDIKGISVIPAHGAFYMTALFDENVLTPHQSLLIENPEVRAYVEKKVQNVEVDKRFVYYLLGATGICVVPLTGFCCKKQGFRFTLLETDDAKRPWIWKTLSDSIERYIASA, from the coding sequence ATGCGTAGAGATATCGTTCATGTGGGATCGGGGAAACTCACCTATGAAATTCGGGAAATTGTTGCCGTGGCCCATGAGCTCCGGCAGATGGGCGTTGAGATCACATGGGAAAACATTGGAGATCCCATTCAGAAGGGCGAAAAAGTTCCCCAGTGGATCAAAGACATAGTCCATGACCTTGTAAAAGACGATGTAACCTACGGGTATGTGGCAACACCCGGCGTTGAAGAAACCCGCGAATTTCTTGCGGCACAGGTAAACGAACGCGGCGGATACCAGATTTGCGCCAAAGACATTCTCTTTTTCAACGGACTTGGCGATGCCGTTGCCAAAATCTTTGGCTTTCTGAAGCGGGAAGCCCGCGTTATCGGCCCCTCACCGGCATACTCGACCCATTCTTCAGCGGAAGCGGCCCATTCCGGCTACGAGCATCTTACCTACGAGCTCGATCCGGCCAACGGCTGGATGCCCGATCTTGTGGATCTGGAAAACAAGGTCAAATACAATGACTCCATTGCCGGCATTCTTCTCATTAATCCGGATAATCCCACAGGAGCGGTGTACCCGAGAAAAGTACTGGAAGACATCGTTGATATTGCTCACCGCTATGATCTTTTTGTTATCTGTGATGAAATTTATGCCCACATTGTCTACAACGGATCCGAAACTTGTCACCTCAGTGAAGTGATCCGGGATGTTCCTGGCATGGCACTGCGTGGTATATCCAAAGAATACCCATGGCCGGGAAGCCGTTGTGGCTGGATTGAGGTCTTTAATCAGGACCGCTTTCCCATGTTTGCCACCTACATTAAAACCATACGCGATGCTAAAATGCTGGAAGTATGCTCCACCAGCCTTCCCCAGTTTTCCATCCCCAAAGTCATGGGTGATCCCCGTTACCGGGAACATCTGGACTCCCGTGCCAAAATGTTTGAGATGCGGGCCAATGAAGCCTATAATGCATTAAAGGATATCAAAGGTATCTCGGTAATTCCTGCCCATGGTGCTTTTTACATGACAGCCCTTTTTGATGAAAATGTACTCACCCCCCATCAGTCCCTTCTCATTGAAAACCCGGAAGTGCGTGCTTACGTGGAAAAAAAGGTTCAGAATGTGGAAGTTGACAAGCGGTTTGTTTATTATCTTCTGGGGGCAACGGGAATCTGTGTGGTACCCCTTACGGGATTCTGCTGCAAAAAACAGGGTTTCCGTTTCACCCTTCTGGAAACAGATGATGCAAAACGCCCCTGGATCTGGAAGACCCTGAGCGACAGCATAGAACGTTATATTGCTTCCGCATGA
- a CDS encoding TlyA family RNA methyltransferase, which translates to MASVSKKRLDSLMVEKGLVQSRERARALILAGKVLVNGQRMDKAGFQLTSDADIQAEIPDFPYVSRGALKLKAALDKLNISVNGMNCMDVGASTGGFTDLLLREGAARVFSVDVGYGQLAWSLRQDPRVVVLERTNIRHLPQNAVDIPLDLITIDTSFISLRLVIPACRRFLKEDARILALVKPQFEVGKGEVGKGGVVRDPLQQAKVVRDLQDFFIQEGFSAGTAIASPIQGPKGNQEFILPLWTRAATQQKEEYPESQEPAMRPDHIRTGDTPTLPSGSHEGDV; encoded by the coding sequence ATGGCCTCTGTATCAAAAAAACGGCTGGACAGCCTTATGGTGGAAAAAGGACTGGTTCAAAGCCGGGAAAGGGCCCGGGCACTGATCCTTGCTGGAAAGGTTCTGGTGAATGGTCAGCGTATGGATAAAGCCGGATTTCAACTGACATCCGATGCGGACATTCAGGCGGAAATACCGGATTTCCCCTATGTGAGCCGGGGTGCTCTGAAGCTGAAGGCTGCTCTGGACAAACTGAATATTTCTGTAAATGGAATGAATTGCATGGATGTGGGGGCTTCCACGGGAGGATTTACGGACCTTCTGCTTCGGGAAGGAGCTGCCCGGGTTTTCAGCGTGGATGTGGGATACGGTCAGCTGGCATGGAGCCTGCGACAGGATCCGCGGGTTGTTGTTCTGGAAAGAACCAATATCCGCCATCTGCCCCAGAACGCCGTTGATATCCCTCTGGATCTGATCACCATTGATACAAGTTTTATTTCTCTGCGTCTTGTCATTCCGGCCTGTCGCAGATTTCTGAAAGAAGATGCCCGTATTCTCGCCCTTGTTAAACCGCAGTTTGAAGTAGGCAAGGGAGAAGTGGGTAAAGGAGGTGTGGTCCGGGATCCTTTGCAACAGGCAAAGGTGGTCCGGGATCTTCAGGATTTTTTTATTCAGGAAGGCTTTTCCGCAGGTACTGCCATAGCCTCGCCCATACAGGGCCCCAAAGGGAATCAGGAGTTTATCCTGCCTCTCTGGACCAGGGCTGCAACACAACAGAAAGAAGAATACCCGGAATCTCAGGAACCGGCGATGCGTCCTGATCACATCAGAACTGGGGACACGCCAACTCTGCCTTCCGGTTCGCATGAGGGAGACGTTTAA
- a CDS encoding DUF4389 domain-containing protein, producing the protein MDQVKGFFAARKDMAIRLLYTVFFFIVLEFLKTIQIFLSCVQYVWVLITLKHLEPLRTLTDRLAVLSYRILRYISLNENRKPFPFSEFPEAVDVSESVRFTEKD; encoded by the coding sequence ATGGATCAGGTGAAGGGGTTTTTTGCTGCCCGCAAAGATATGGCCATCCGCTTACTGTACACTGTCTTTTTTTTCATTGTGCTGGAGTTCTTGAAGACTATCCAGATCTTTCTATCCTGCGTGCAGTATGTATGGGTGCTCATTACGCTGAAACACCTTGAGCCACTGCGTACCCTGACAGATCGCCTTGCCGTATTGAGTTATCGTATTCTTCGCTATATTTCTTTGAATGAAAATCGAAAACCGTTTCCTTTTTCGGAGTTTCCCGAAGCTGTTGATGTATCTGAGTCCGTTCGTTTCACCGAAAAAGACTGA
- a CDS encoding valine--pyruvate transaminase: MRLSAFGEKFSSKSGILQLMDDLGNALAGGGDIAMMGGGNPAHIPEVEEAMRQRLERILNSPEELRRMTGIYDPPQGEKAFIASLAALLNREFGWDLTPENIALTNGSQSAFFLLFNMFAGYGTDGRMRRILLPLAPEYIGYADAGLVPDFFTAVKPKIDYLERPYFKYRVDFEKLVITDDIAALCVSRPTNPTGNVLTDDEVHTLDLMARKAGIPFILDCAYGTPFPDIIFTKASPFWNDNIVMCMSLSKLGLPAARTGIVIARKEIVHALSRMNAIMNLATGSFGAMMAMDLVQTGDIIPLSRDVVKPYYKKRAMEAVALFEEALKGTDYFIHKPEGAIFLWLWFRNLPISSQILYERLKAKGVIVVPGHYFFPGMADDKAWPHREECIRVNYSQAPDLVARGIGIIGEEVHRAYAEASRG, translated from the coding sequence ATGCGTCTTTCCGCTTTCGGAGAAAAATTCAGTTCCAAAAGTGGTATTCTGCAGTTAATGGATGACTTGGGTAATGCCCTCGCAGGCGGCGGAGACATTGCCATGATGGGTGGGGGAAATCCCGCTCATATTCCGGAGGTGGAAGAGGCCATGCGCCAGCGTCTTGAACGGATTCTGAACAGTCCTGAAGAACTGCGCCGTATGACAGGTATTTATGACCCTCCACAGGGTGAAAAAGCATTCATTGCCAGCTTGGCTGCATTGCTGAATCGTGAGTTCGGCTGGGATCTGACTCCGGAAAATATCGCCCTCACCAATGGTTCACAATCTGCTTTTTTCCTTTTATTCAATATGTTTGCCGGTTACGGTACGGATGGTCGTATGCGCAGGATTCTGCTCCCTCTGGCTCCTGAATATATTGGTTACGCAGATGCGGGGCTTGTGCCGGATTTTTTTACGGCCGTGAAACCGAAAATCGATTATCTCGAACGGCCGTATTTTAAATACAGGGTGGATTTTGAAAAACTTGTCATTACAGACGATATTGCCGCTCTATGCGTATCCAGACCTACCAATCCAACGGGTAATGTGCTGACAGATGATGAGGTCCATACTCTGGATCTCATGGCCCGTAAGGCAGGCATACCTTTTATTCTGGACTGTGCCTATGGGACCCCTTTCCCGGACATTATTTTTACCAAAGCATCCCCTTTCTGGAATGACAACATTGTAATGTGCATGAGCCTTTCCAAACTGGGCCTCCCTGCCGCCCGTACGGGAATTGTCATTGCCCGTAAAGAAATTGTTCACGCCCTTTCCCGCATGAACGCCATTATGAATCTTGCAACCGGCAGCTTTGGTGCCATGATGGCCATGGATCTTGTTCAAACGGGGGATATCATCCCCTTAAGCCGGGATGTGGTGAAGCCCTACTATAAAAAACGGGCCATGGAAGCCGTAGCCCTGTTTGAGGAAGCCCTGAAAGGAACGGATTATTTTATTCACAAGCCGGAAGGGGCTATTTTTCTGTGGCTATGGTTTCGGAATCTGCCCATAAGCAGCCAGATTCTTTACGAAAGATTGAAGGCAAAGGGTGTGATTGTGGTTCCGGGTCATTATTTTTTTCCCGGTATGGCTGACGATAAAGCCTGGCCCCACCGCGAGGAATGTATACGGGTCAACTACAGTCAGGCTCCGGACCTTGTGGCCAGAGGTATTGGCATCATTGGAGAAGAAGTTCACCGCGCTTATGCAGAAGCATCCAGGGGATGA
- a CDS encoding regulatory protein RecX, giving the protein MEETELRRVLTAAMGILGRRSLSRKELKTALEKKKACTDVVERAIQICMERGYIDEEERARQIIQSGIRSGHGPLRIQRDLDKRGIPDILVRKIQGCVSPEKERAYLAQTARKKLASIREDNPLKRKAKLYRFLISRGYPSSDVLDFMNEMDPD; this is encoded by the coding sequence ATGGAAGAAACGGAGCTTCGCAGAGTACTGACTGCTGCCATGGGTATTCTGGGCCGCCGAAGCCTCAGTCGTAAGGAACTGAAAACCGCTCTTGAAAAGAAAAAGGCATGCACTGACGTTGTGGAACGGGCCATCCAGATTTGTATGGAACGGGGCTACATAGATGAAGAGGAAAGGGCCAGACAGATTATTCAATCGGGCATTCGTTCGGGCCATGGGCCTTTACGTATCCAAAGGGATCTGGACAAAAGGGGTATCCCAGACATACTGGTACGCAAAATTCAGGGGTGCGTGTCACCAGAAAAAGAACGGGCATATCTTGCACAGACAGCCCGTAAGAAACTTGCCTCCATCCGGGAAGACAATCCCCTTAAACGAAAAGCAAAATTATATCGTTTTCTTATTTCCAGGGGATATCCATCCTCGGATGTTCTTGATTTTATGAATGAAATGGATCCGGACTAA
- the fusA gene encoding elongation factor G, producing the protein MSEKAKFKRNIALVGHSGSGKTLLAERLLFDNGILSRMGRVEDGNTVMDFEPEEIARGGSVSTGLHGLSWKKHDILLMDTPGNANFFSDTLLCIQAAETVLLIVDAVDGIRVKTEEAMVSAAEQQKPVVLFINKMDKERSVFEEILQEAESLLQIRPVTIQLPIMENELCTGYVDLMTLQAFTSSGEGKIQKAPIPPDLQDHVETERMALVEAIAEADDDLLERYLEGEELSAEELAGGLKKAVTNRVFAPVLLGSALTGTGMEYLLDFIIQSTPCPLDNPPRMARKGEEDFAVAYDETAPFAGFVFKTVVDPFAGLLNICKVVSGTLGKDGTFLNVSKDEKERYSQLYVMAGKQQKPIGEAGPGDIVAFAKLKNTGTFDSLCDESRPLIFPQVAPLAPCMGFAAYAAKKGDEDKIFASLARLAEEDKAIRLERNATTSEILVYGVGQVHIETIVEKLKRKFKVDVELKTPKIPYKETITRKVRVQGRHKKQTGGHGQFGDCWIRFEPLPRGEGFQFGDEIVGGSIPRQYIPAVEKGLIEASSKGVLAGFPCVDFKATADDGSYHAVDSSEMAFKIAASLAYKKGMEEAKPVLLEPIYNVFVKAPSDYMGDIMGDLNSRRGRVMGMDTEGKTGTINAQIPLAEIQKYAPDLTSMTGGRGTFTSEFSHYEEVPSEIAQKIIDAAKKLTE; encoded by the coding sequence ATGAGCGAAAAAGCCAAATTCAAGCGGAATATCGCGCTGGTCGGTCATAGCGGATCTGGAAAGACGCTTCTGGCAGAACGCCTCCTCTTTGACAACGGGATTCTTTCCCGTATGGGACGAGTGGAAGACGGCAATACCGTAATGGATTTTGAACCGGAAGAAATTGCCCGCGGGGGCAGTGTATCCACTGGGCTTCACGGGCTTTCATGGAAAAAGCATGACATTCTGCTGATGGATACTCCGGGCAACGCCAACTTTTTCTCCGATACCCTCCTCTGCATACAGGCTGCCGAAACCGTTCTTCTGATTGTGGATGCCGTGGATGGCATCCGTGTGAAGACGGAAGAAGCCATGGTCAGTGCCGCAGAGCAGCAGAAACCCGTGGTCCTCTTTATCAATAAAATGGATAAGGAACGCTCTGTTTTCGAAGAAATTCTTCAGGAAGCCGAATCCCTCCTGCAAATCCGGCCCGTTACAATTCAGCTGCCAATCATGGAAAATGAACTCTGCACAGGGTATGTGGATCTGATGACTCTTCAGGCCTTTACTTCTAGCGGGGAAGGTAAAATCCAAAAAGCACCCATTCCCCCTGACCTGCAGGATCATGTGGAAACGGAACGTATGGCCCTTGTGGAAGCCATTGCCGAAGCCGATGATGATCTTCTGGAACGTTATCTGGAAGGGGAGGAACTTTCAGCAGAAGAGCTGGCAGGCGGTCTGAAAAAAGCCGTAACAAACCGGGTATTTGCTCCTGTTCTTCTGGGCTCTGCCCTTACCGGTACAGGTATGGAGTATCTTCTTGATTTTATCATTCAGTCTACCCCATGCCCATTGGATAATCCTCCCCGCATGGCCCGTAAGGGTGAGGAAGACTTTGCTGTTGCCTATGATGAAACCGCGCCTTTTGCGGGATTTGTTTTCAAAACCGTGGTGGATCCCTTTGCAGGCCTTCTCAATATCTGCAAGGTTGTTTCCGGAACCCTTGGCAAGGATGGTACCTTTCTCAATGTAAGCAAAGATGAGAAAGAACGTTACTCCCAGCTCTATGTCATGGCCGGTAAGCAGCAGAAGCCCATCGGAGAAGCAGGCCCCGGTGATATTGTAGCCTTTGCCAAACTCAAAAACACAGGCACCTTTGATTCCCTGTGTGACGAATCCCGTCCCCTGATCTTTCCCCAGGTTGCACCGTTGGCTCCCTGCATGGGTTTTGCCGCCTATGCCGCCAAAAAGGGAGATGAAGATAAAATATTTGCTTCTCTGGCAAGGCTGGCCGAGGAGGATAAGGCCATACGGCTGGAACGCAACGCAACGACCAGTGAGATTCTGGTTTATGGCGTAGGACAGGTTCACATTGAAACCATTGTGGAAAAGCTTAAGCGCAAATTCAAAGTGGATGTGGAACTGAAAACGCCAAAAATCCCCTACAAGGAAACCATTACCCGCAAGGTCCGTGTGCAGGGTCGCCATAAGAAGCAGACCGGTGGACATGGTCAGTTTGGTGACTGCTGGATTCGCTTTGAGCCCCTTCCCCGAGGGGAAGGCTTTCAGTTTGGTGATGAAATTGTGGGTGGCTCCATTCCCCGCCAGTACATCCCGGCAGTGGAAAAGGGACTCATTGAAGCCTCTTCGAAAGGAGTACTGGCCGGATTCCCCTGCGTGGATTTCAAGGCCACGGCTGATGACGGATCTTACCATGCTGTCGACTCCTCTGAAATGGCCTTTAAAATTGCGGCCTCCCTTGCCTACAAAAAGGGAATGGAAGAGGCAAAACCCGTACTTCTTGAACCCATTTACAATGTGTTTGTCAAGGCTCCCAGTGATTATATGGGAGATATCATGGGGGATCTGAACTCACGCAGAGGACGGGTCATGGGCATGGATACCGAAGGAAAGACGGGAACCATTAACGCCCAGATTCCCCTGGCAGAAATACAGAAATATGCACCGGATCTTACGTCCATGACCGGCGGACGTGGTACGTTCACATCAGAGTTTTCTCATTATGAAGAGGTACCTTCCGAGATAGCCCAAAAAATTATTGATGCGGCTAAAAAGCTTACTGAATAA